From Styela clava chromosome 6, kaStyClav1.hap1.2, whole genome shotgun sequence, one genomic window encodes:
- the LOC144424244 gene encoding uncharacterized protein LOC144424244, which translates to MNVRSLQKNVDSLQSLLCQFSHLPTAIAITETKLTDHSTLNIQLPHYNFVNINSRTNAGGVGFYILENKKYNILNFPGQESLDYESIWLELEQKQSNKSVILGSVYRHPRQDNVKFLEFMDEMLCSLNRKNCHYYILGDMNINLLQSNSKNILDYVNMLQSNFSFQLICQPTRVTDTSSTLIDHIYTNCLNANLVPGILLSDISDHFPVFCLSKMNTLDKNSKRPRKHCMKNFNLDNFRSEVFDNFSILPDENSTPSQLEQLSAEFIDTFKRLIDKHAPIRKLSRKQMTLLSKPWLSHNLLKSINHRNSLYKSHFISGSLDQKAHYKKYAKTVQRSIEEAKRVYYTNKFKESKSNSKETWKTIKSLISPKRNLSFPEEILNGNGSIVKNPLEITNCFNNYFVSIGNSLSSKLPNSDVFKHYVQRQVKSTVYLEPVSENELLAELTKININKAIGPDNIPLKFIKFTADIISPYLASLFSLCIKNGIFPSIFKIARVTPLHKAGDRKVLSNYRPISVLSSISKIFERLIYTRLKLFFDKHNVISDYQFGFREGCSTTHAVLDIMTSAMDDLENN; encoded by the coding sequence ATGAATGTCAGATCTTTGCAGAAGAATGTTGACTCACTTCAGAGTTTGTTATGTCAATTCAGTCATCTTCCAACTGCAATTGCTATAACTGAGACAAAGCTCACCGACCATTCTACTTTGAACATTCAGCTTCCACACTACAATTTTGTGAATATTAATTCCAGGACCAATGCTGGTGGTGTGGGATTCTATATCCttgaaaataagaaatataatattttgaactTCCCAGGTCAAGAAAGCTTGGATTATGAAAGTATTTGGCTGGAATTGGAACAAAAACAATCAAACAAATCTGTAATACTAGGGTCAGTGTACAGGCATCCTAGACAAGATAACGTGAAGTTCTTGGAATTCATGGATGAAATGTTGTGTTCGCTAAATCGAAAAAACTgtcattattatattttgggAGATATGAATATCAATTTGCTGCAGTCAAATAGCAAGAATATTCTTGATTATGTGAACATGCTTCAATCAAATTTCTCGTTTCAATTAATTTGCCAACCAACTAGAGTGACAGACACTTCATCGACCCTAATTGATCATATTTACACAAATTGTCTTAATGCCAATCTTGTACCAGGAATATTATTGAGCGATATTTCCGACCATTTCCCTGTATTTTGTCTGAGCAAAATGAACACTCttgataaaaattcaaaaagacCTAGAAAACATTgtatgaaaaattttaatttggatAACTTCAGAAGTGAAGTCTTCGACAACTTTTCCATACTGCCAGATGAAAATTCAACTCCATCACAGCTTGAACAACTTAGTGCAGAATTTATAGATACGTTCAAACGCTTAATTGACAAACATGCACCAATTCGCAAGTTGAGTCGTAAGCAGATGACACTGCTGTCAAAACCATGGCTCAGTCATAATCTACTCAAATCAATCAATCACAGGAATTCTTTGTACAAGTCTCACTTCATCTCTGGTTCATTGGACCAAAAAGCTCACTATAAGAAATATGCCAAAACTGTTCAGCGTTCTATTGAAGAAGCAAAGCGAGTATattatacaaacaaatttaaagAAAGCAAATCTAATTCAAAGGAAACTTGGAAGACAATAAAGTCCTTAATCTCGCCCAAAAGGAATTTATCTTTCCCTGAAGAAATTCTAAATGGAAATGGTTCCATTGTTAAAAATCCATTGGAAATAACCAATTGTTTCAACAACTATTTTGTGTCTATTGGAAATTCTCTTTCGTCCAAGCTTCCGAATTCTGATGTTTTCAAACACTATGtgcaaaggcaggtcaaaagTACCGTTTATCTGGAACCAGTGAGTGAAAATGAACTATTAGCTGAACTAACcaaaattaatataaacaaGGCTATTGGGCCTGATAATATTCCACTAAAATTCATTAAGTTTACAGCTGATATTATATCTCCCTACTTAGCAAGTCTGTTTTCTTTGTGTATAAAAAATGGGAtttttccatcaatttttaaaattgccaGAGTAACACCACTCCACAAAGCTGGAGATCGTAAAGTTTTGTCAAATTATCGTCCCATTTCTGTACTCTCCTCCAtttccaaaatttttgaacgtttGATTTACACACgcttaaaactattttttgacAAGCACAATGTTATAAGTGActatcaatttggtttccgtgAGGGCTGTAGTACCACCCATGCCGTGCTTGATATCATGACATCTGCTATGGATGACTTAGAgaacaattaa